A single Glycine soja cultivar W05 chromosome 14, ASM419377v2, whole genome shotgun sequence DNA region contains:
- the LOC114383942 gene encoding uncharacterized protein LOC114383942, with translation MARERKKEASPAEGREVPYPLVPSRKEYERHLARFLDIFKKLKSTMPFGEALHQMSLYAKFLKDMLTRKNKYIHSDTIVVEGNCSVVIQCILPPKHKDLGRFTIPCFVDKVFVGKALIDLGASINLMSLSMCQRLGELEIMSTRMTLQLADRSITRPYGVTEDVLVRVKQLIFPADFVVMDIEEDADIPLILGRPFMATASYVVDIGKKLEMGIEDQKISFELFDEDKHLLDQNVWLKVKEYEKEVLME, from the coding sequence ATGGCTagagaaaggaagaaagaagcaTCTCCAGCTGAAGGGAGAGAAGTACCATATCCCTTGGTACCTTCTAGGAAGGAATATGAAAGACATCTAGCTAGATTTCTAGATATTTTCAAGAAGCTAAAAAGTaccatgcccttcggagaagctCTACATCAAATGTCGCTTTATGCTAAATTTCTAAAAGATATGCTAACTCGGAAGAACAAGTACATCCATAGTGACACCATAGTTGTGGAGGGAAACTGCAGTGTCGTAATTCAATGCATCCTTCCACCAAAACATAAGGATCTAGGCAGATTTACTATACCTTGTTTTGTAGATAAAGTTTTTGTTGGCAAGGCTCTTATTGATTTGGGAGCCAGTATTAATTTGATGTCGCTTTCCATGTGCCAGAGGCTTGGAGAGTTAGAGATAATGTCAACTAGGATGACTTTACAGTTAGCAGATCGCTCCATCACCAGACCCTATGGAGTGACAGAAGATGTTTTGGTCAGAGTTAAACAACTTATCTTTCCTGctgactttgtggtaatggacaTAGAGGAAGATGCAGATATTCCCTTAATTTTGGGACGTCCATTTATGGCTACTGCAAGTTATGTAGTAGACATAGGAAAGAAGCTAGAAATGGGTATTGAAGACCAAAAGATTAGCTTTGAGTTGTTTGATGAAGACAAACATTTGTTGGACCAAAACGTCTGGTTAAAGGTGAAGGAGTATGAAAAAGAGGTTCTGATGGAGTGA